The genomic window TTTGGGAAATTAGGACACAAGAGTGAATTATTAAAGAAAACCCTATAAACCtactgtaattttaaatttatttcccagCTATCACTTGGAAGTGAATATGCCCTTCACTAGGTTGACTAATGCTCTCTTTACATCCTTATTCCTCAGGGTGTAGATAAAAGGGTTCAGTGCAGGGGTCACCACTCCATAGAAGAGTGCCATGAACTTGGGATGGTCCCTTGAGATGGAAGAGGGGGGCTGAAGGTACATGCTAATGGCTGGaccataaaacaagaaaactacaatgaggtggGAGGAACATGTCCCAAaggccttcctccttccctcagaAGACTTAATTTTAAATACAGCAAGTCCAATACAAGCATAGGAAGCAAGAATTAAGCACAGAGGAACAGCTAACATAAAAATACACACCACAGAGAGCGTGAGCTCATTAGCAGCCTTTTCTCCACAGGCAGTCTTTATCAGAACAGGAATCTCACACACCAAGTGATCCAGTTTATTGAGGCCACACAGTGGTAACTGTAAGGTAGCAGTGGCCTCTGAGACAGCATAGGTGATTCCAGTCAGCCACACAGTGGATACCAACAGGATACAGACACGTGGGTTCATGATGAGGGTGTAGTGCAAAGGCTTACAGATAGCCACATAGCGATCAAAAGACATGATAGCCAAAATAAGACATTCTGTGCCCCCCATTATGTGAAAGAAATAAAGCTGAGCCACACAGCCAAGATAGCTGATTGTCTTCCTAGCACTTCCCAGGTTAAACAGCATCTGAGGGACAATGCTTGTGGTGTAGCACATGTCCAGGAAGGAGAggtttgtgaggaagaaatacatggggcTGTGCAGATGGGCATCTAACCTAGACACTAGAATAATGGCTATGTTTCCAACCATGGCCATGGGGTATGTTATAAGAAGAATAGCAAACAGAGGAAGCTCCAGCCAAGGACGGTCTGAGAAGCCTAGTAGAATAAACTCTTCAGGATGGCTGTTGTTCATTGCACCAGTCTTTACCTTGTTTCACCTACAGCAGagaagtggcagaaaatgtaGGAAGAGTTAGGAGAAGTGTATGTGTCATCCACTGACAGAGGATGGGCTGCAGAATCTTGTGAGGGAaataataaaaggcatctgaCACCAGGTGACTTACTTTCCCTCCTGACACTACAAAACAGAGCTGGTGACTTTAGAAAAATAGCCTGATCATTCTGAAACTCAATGTATAAAAGCATGGCAAGGATGATCTCCTTGTGTTACAAAGAGGATTTAATGGAAAGTGGAAGCATCTTGTGTTTTAGAAACGTCAAAGTAATGATTTTCTAACTTTGCTTGCTTGCATAAAAATCATCTGAGGAGATTGTTAAAATGCAATCTATCGATTTCTGTCTCTTGGTGTCTGATAGAGTGGATGTGAGATGGGGCCCCGGGGACACTGATGCAAGTTATTACTGAAATATTATGAGCAGTGGAATTCTTGAGGCAGCTGACACACAAGAAGGAGAACACGAGCTGTAATACCATCATGACAGCCTTGTCCATACTCAAGTTGTCAGTTGAATAGTTTTATCATTTCTATGGAGAGTAAGAAGGTAGATTTTGTACAAGTCCATTTTGGTATTTTGGAAGGGAGC from Meles meles chromosome 5, mMelMel3.1 paternal haplotype, whole genome shotgun sequence includes these protein-coding regions:
- the LOC123941498 gene encoding olfactory receptor 2B6-like produces the protein MNNSHPEEFILLGFSDRPWLELPLFAILLITYPMAMVGNIAIILVSRLDAHLHSPMYFFLTNLSFLDMCYTTSIVPQMLFNLGSARKTISYLGCVAQLYFFHIMGGTECLILAIMSFDRYVAICKPLHYTLIMNPRVCILLVSTVWLTGITYAVSEATATLQLPLCGLNKLDHLVCEIPVLIKTACGEKAANELTLSVVCIFMLAVPLCLILASYACIGLAVFKIKSSEGRRKAFGTCSSHLIVVFLFYGPAISMYLQPPSSISRDHPKFMALFYGVVTPALNPFIYTLRNKDVKRALVNLVKGIFTSK